Proteins found in one Homalodisca vitripennis isolate AUS2020 unplaced genomic scaffold, UT_GWSS_2.1 ScUCBcl_48;HRSCAF=789, whole genome shotgun sequence genomic segment:
- the LOC124370215 gene encoding putative helicase MOV-10, giving the protein MKNSLGFLTNPKQFNVAVTRARALLIVVGNPCTLSRDRCWNQLLTYCQQNSSTIGVQNLS; this is encoded by the exons ATGAAGAACTCGCTGGGATTCCTTACAAATCCTAAG CAATTTAATGTGGCAGTAACACGTGCTAGAGCCCTGCTAATCGTAGTGGGGAACCCCTGCACACTGAGTAGAGACCGATGCTGGAATCAGCTGTTGACTTATTGTCAACAGAACAGTTCAACTATCGGTGTCCAAAACTTATCTTAG